Proteins from a single region of Catenulispora acidiphila DSM 44928:
- the lepB gene encoding signal peptidase I, producing the protein MAATDPGAPVGSQPAEPPFGDGYGTTGNGYGQQHGFGTENGYGTENGYGAENGYGSAPGFASENGYSQDQGYASEHAFGTQNGYDPVAGDGSAATDPATDPDAADEELAAVPSRGGGRRAARTKAKRRRIPAWLEIVGYVVISLTLTSLIKTFLVQMYYIPSPSMEPTTYKGDRVFVDKLSSWVGGAPARGQVIVFHDPHNWLMSSAGSTGGAINLPDVLAAVGILPDQHDDLLIKRIIGTGGDTIECKTQDGPVYRNGVALDESSYIMNGKQGMPCYNGVYKVTVPQGDLWVLGDNREHSGDSSWNYLKKGGDAGFVPTKNVVGHVVGVVSWLRDDHPAGS; encoded by the coding sequence GTGGCCGCTACTGATCCCGGCGCGCCCGTGGGCTCCCAGCCCGCGGAACCGCCTTTCGGCGACGGCTACGGGACGACCGGGAACGGTTACGGACAGCAGCACGGTTTCGGTACCGAGAACGGCTATGGCACCGAGAACGGCTACGGCGCCGAGAACGGCTACGGCTCCGCGCCCGGATTCGCCTCCGAGAACGGCTACAGCCAGGACCAGGGCTACGCCTCCGAGCACGCTTTCGGTACCCAGAACGGCTACGACCCGGTCGCCGGCGACGGTTCCGCCGCCACTGACCCCGCCACCGACCCGGACGCCGCCGACGAGGAGCTCGCAGCCGTCCCGAGCCGCGGCGGCGGCCGCCGCGCGGCACGCACCAAGGCGAAGCGGCGCCGCATCCCGGCGTGGCTGGAGATCGTCGGCTACGTGGTCATCTCGCTCACGCTGACCTCGCTGATCAAGACCTTCCTGGTCCAGATGTATTACATCCCCTCGCCGTCGATGGAGCCCACGACGTACAAGGGCGACCGGGTCTTCGTCGACAAGCTGTCCAGCTGGGTCGGCGGCGCGCCGGCGCGCGGGCAGGTCATCGTCTTCCACGACCCGCACAACTGGCTGATGAGCTCGGCCGGCAGCACCGGCGGCGCGATCAACCTGCCGGACGTCCTGGCCGCCGTCGGCATCCTGCCCGACCAGCACGACGACCTGCTCATCAAGCGGATCATCGGTACCGGCGGGGACACCATCGAGTGCAAGACGCAGGACGGACCGGTGTACCGCAACGGCGTGGCGCTGGACGAGTCCTCGTACATCATGAACGGCAAGCAGGGGATGCCCTGCTACAACGGCGTCTACAAGGTGACGGTCCCGCAGGGCGACCTGTGGGTGCTCGGCGACAACCGCGAGCACTCCGGCGACTCCTCGTGGAACTACCTGAAGAAGGGCGGCGACGCGGGCTTCGTGCCGACCAAGAACGTGGTCGGACACGTGGTCGGTGTCGTGTCCTGGCTTCGCGACGATCATCCCGCGGGTTCGTGA